The DNA sequence GACGAGGCCGAGGGGCAGGAACCTGAGGACGCGGGAGCGCCGGGGCCGGGCGGGCTTGAGGGGAGGCGGTGCGCCAGTCGTCATGCTCCCAGTGTGCCTGGCCCCGGCTCAGACCGGGATAAGCGGGGTGATCAGGAGCGGGGGTCGGACGGCTTGCGGCCCAGGGCCTTGCCGACCCGCTCCCCCACGCCCCAGGCGGTGACCCGCCACAGCGCCTCGGCGACGATGTCACGGCTCATCTTGCTGTCGCCGTGCTCCCGCTCCACGAAGGTGATGGGCACCTCCACGACGTGGTAGCCCGCCTTGACGGCCCGCCGGGCCAGGTCGACCTGGAAGCAGTAGCCCTGGGACGCCACGTCGCCGAGCCCGAGCCCTGCCAGGGTCTCGCTGCGGAAGGCGCGGTAGCCGCCGGTGACGTCGCGGATCGGCACGTCGAGGAGCAGCCGGGAGTACGTGCTGCCGCCGCGCGACAGGAACTCGCGCGACTTGGGCCAGTTGACGACCCGTCCGCCCGGCACCCAGCGCGAGCCGAGCACCAGGTCGGCGCCCTTGAGGGCGGTGAGCAGGCGCGGCAGTTCCTCGGGCTGGTGCGAGCCGTCGGCGTCCATCTCGACCAGGACGCCGTAGCCGTGCTCCAGACCCCAGGAGAAGCCCGCGAGATAGGCGGCGCCGAGGCCCTCCTTGCCCTTGCGGTGCAGCACGTGGACGTGGTCGTCCTCACCCGCCAGCTCGTCCGCGATCTTCCCGGTGCCGTCGGGGCTGTTGTCGTCGGCGACGAGCACGTGCGCCTCGGGCACAGCGGTGCGCACCCGGCCCACGATCGCCTGGATGTTCTCCGCCTCGTTGTAGGTCGGGATGATCACCAAGGCCTGGCCGAGCGGGCCGAACTGCCGTCCCTCGTCCGCCGCTTCGCCGATCCCGCCGCCGTTGCTCACTACTGCCCCTTCGTTCGTACGCAGGGGACCACCATAGTGGCCCGGGCCTGGGGCTCTCGTACCCGTGCGGAAGCGATCCTGCGGGTCGGGGCCCGGTGCCCTTCGGGCCGGCCTGGGACCCGCTGGCTGCGGATCGACCGAGAGCCGTTGTCTACTGAGCTTCCGGGCCCCACCCGGGTCGCACCTCCCCCGATCTCCCATGGAGCGGGAGGGACGTCCTTGCCCCGGCGATCGCGTTCCCGCGCCCGGGCGTCGCGGGCGCTGGACCTGGCTCCCTGTGGCGGTGCGCCGGTGTGGCGCACCACCCGTGACCCAGCGGCGTTCGACGACTGCGTGCAGGTACACCGGTCGGACGTCCTGTGGTGGACGCGGCCGAAACTACCGGTGTACGGCGGCCGTCTGTCAATACCCGTGTGACCTGCGGCGTTTCCGTAGATCAGCAGGTCAGTGGCGAGAGGCCCCGGCGCGCGCGACGCGCCGCCAGGCCCCGTTCGGAGCCGCGCGGCCGCACCGGCGTCACTCGCCCGGCCGTACGAAGACGGTCTCGCCCGCGACCACCGTGCGCAGACAGACGGGCAGCTCGGTGCCGGGCGTCAGGTCGGGCAGGCCCGGGGTGCCGGAGCGCGGGTCGGTGGACCAGCGGGCGACCCGGTCGTCGGGGGCCTGGACGACGAGCTCGCCGGTGCGCCACACGGCGTAGTCGGCGGGGGCGCCGGGCACCAGGACGCCCGCGTCGTCGCGGCCGGTGGCCCGCCAGCCGCCGCGCGTGTGGGCGGTGAAGGCGGCGCGCACGGACACCCGCTGCCCGGCCGTGCGGTGGAAGGCGGCGGCGCGGACGGTGCCCCACGGGTCGAGCGGCGTGACCGGGCTGTCGGAGCCGAAGGCGAGCGGCACACCGGCGCGCAGCAGGGCCGCGTACGGGTTGAGGGTGCGGGCGCGCTCGGCGCCGAGCCGCCGGGCGTACATGCCGTCGTCGCCGCCCCACAGCGCGTCGAACGCGGGCTGCACGGAGGCGGTCAGACCGAACTCGGCGAAGGCGGCGACGGTCTCGGGGGTGAGCATCTCGGCGTGCTCGACCCGGTGCCGGGCGGCGCGGACGCGGGCGAGGCCAACCTTGTCGGCGGCGGCGCGCACGCCGTCCGTCACGGCGGTCACGGCGGCGTCCCCGATGGCGTGGAAGCCCGCCTGGAGGCCCGCTTCGGCGCAGGCGGCGACGTGGTCCGCGACGTCGGCGGCGCTCAGGTAGGCGTTGCCGGTGCCGCCGGCGTCCGTGTCTTCGTACGGCTCGTGCAGCCAGGCCGTGT is a window from the Streptomyces spectabilis genome containing:
- a CDS encoding polyprenol monophosphomannose synthase; translation: MSNGGGIGEAADEGRQFGPLGQALVIIPTYNEAENIQAIVGRVRTAVPEAHVLVADDNSPDGTGKIADELAGEDDHVHVLHRKGKEGLGAAYLAGFSWGLEHGYGVLVEMDADGSHQPEELPRLLTALKGADLVLGSRWVPGGRVVNWPKSREFLSRGGSTYSRLLLDVPIRDVTGGYRAFRSETLAGLGLGDVASQGYCFQVDLARRAVKAGYHVVEVPITFVEREHGDSKMSRDIVAEALWRVTAWGVGERVGKALGRKPSDPRS